The stretch of DNA CCAGGGCACGCCGCCAGCACGGCAGCCGGAGCAGCCGCGTCTTTGCCGTGCCTGGAGACCCGAGTCAGGTCCGGGTCCTGTTCGAGTGGGACAGCCGCGAGGCCTTCGAGGGCTTCCTGAACGACCCGGAGGTCCGCGCCACCATGCAGTCGAGCGGCACGGTGGGACGGCCGGATTTTCTTTTTCTCGACGCGCTGGCCGACCTGCCGGGGTAAAGGGTGACGCGGCCAGAGGGTCAGCAGGCCGCCCCCTGAAGCAGGTCAGGTGATTGCCCCGCATCAGCAGAAACCCCCCGACCCTGGAGATCGGGGGCTTTGCCTTTGGGTGAATTGGGAACGCGGCGGGCCTTTGGCGAGAGCTTCAGATTAAGGGAGGAAGATCAGTTGGATGATCTCCACCAAGAAGCTCAACGGCGAGCAGGACAGCGGAAACTGCCCCGGCCCAGGCCGTTACCCGTTTCGGTGTCAGCTTTTGACGGCGTCTGCAAAGCATGGCAAACTTCTTGCACTTCTTAACGGAGAATCCCCACCTTTCGGTGCCCCAGGGCGGCCAACACTGGGGTTTCCTCTTTTCTGAGGATGACCTCTCCGCTTCCCGCTGGTCATGCCACCCGCCCGCAGGCCAGGTTTACGGCCCGTATTTCCGTTCCTCCGGCAACGCGGCCCCCTCATGCACGGCCTGAGCCACTCGAACCGCCAGCGGGAAATCTACCGCCGCGTACCAGCCTTCCTCCAGCTTCCCCTCCCGCTGGCGATAGGCGCAGAGGGCGGGGCCGGAGGAGCAGGCACCCAGGCAGCCGCTTTCGGTGAGGCGCACGGTGCCGCCGGTCTTGTAATAGGCCAGACTCGCGCGCTCCAAGTGATTCCAGAGTGCCCTGTACAGCAGCGCCGAGCCGCGTGCCTGGCAGTTCTGGCCCTGGCAGACGAGCAGGTGGCCGGACGTTTTGAAGTATTTCGGCGGCATTCAGTCCTCCGGGATGACGATGAGGCGGTTGCCGTCCTGCACCACGCGGGCGCGCAGGCCGTAGGCGGCGTGGAGGTGGGCAGGGGTGAGGACCTCCTCCGGCGTGCCCCCGGCGAGGACCCGGCCCCCGTGGAGCAGCAGCAGGCGGTCAGCGCGGGCGGCGAGGTTGAGGTCGTGCAGCACCGCCACCACCCCCAGGCCCCCGGCGGCCTCGCAGCGGGCGTGGCGGATCACCTCCAGGCCGTAGGCGAGGTCGAGGTGGTTGGTCGGCTCGTCGAGCAGCAGGAACCGGGGTCCGGCGGCCAGCGCCCGGGCGAGGCCCACGCGCTGGCGCTCGCCGCCCGACAGCTCGCCGACCCGCCGGGCCGCGAAACGCAGGGTATCGGTGCGGGTCAGCGCGTCCGTCACCGCGTCCTCGTCGGCCCCGGTCCAGGGGCGGGTGGGGATCAGGCCCCAGGTCCAGGCCCCGGCGCCCCGCCCGAGAGAGACCACATCGCGTACCCGCGCCCCTTCGGGCAGGCCCTCGCCCTGCGCGAGGTACGCCAGCGTCCGCGCCCGCTCGGCCCGGGACCACCCACGCAGCGAACGGCCCAGCAGCCGGACCTCGCCCGCGTCGGGGAGGCTGAGGCCCAGCAGCGCCCGCAGCAGCGTGCTCTTGCCCGCCCCGTTCGGTCCGATCACGGCCGCGAATTCCCCTGCCCGGAAGGTCGCGCTGACCCCCCGCACCGCCGGAAAACTTCCCGCCCGGACGTGCAGGTCGCGCGCTTCCAGCGTGTCCCCACTTCCCACTTCCCCCTGCCCACTCCCCCTCTTACTCATGCCGCCCCCGCCGCAGCAGCCACAGGAAAAACGGCCCCCCCAGCAGCGTGGTGACCACCCCGACCTGCGACAGCACCGTGGTCCGGGCCAGCAGGTCGGCCAGCACCAGCAGCGTGCCGCCCAGCAGCGCCGAGACGGGCAACAGGACCCGGTGCCCCGCGCCCCACGCCAGCCGCGCCACATGCGGCACGATGAGGCCGACAAAGCCGATGATCCCCACGTAGGCGACGGCGGCGGCGGTCGCCACGCTGGCGGCCACGACCACCAGCAGCCGCAGCCGCTCGACCGGCACGCCCAGGCTGCGGGCGGTCAGGTCCCCCAGCCCCAGGGTGTCGAGCGCGCGCCCCAGCAAGACCAGCACGCCGCACCCCGCCAGCGCGTAGGGCAGCACGGTCAGCACGTCGGGCCAGCCGCTGAAGCCCAGGTCGCCCAGGGTGTAGGCCAGCACCTGCCGCGCCCGGTCCTCGCCGCGCAGGATCAGGAAGGTGGTGAAGGCACTCAGGACGCTCCCCACCACCACGCCCGCCAGAATCAGGCGGGTGGGCGGAAAGCGGCGGCCCTCGCGCGCCAGCGTCAGCGTGAGCGAAACCGCCGCCAGCGCCGCCGCCAGCGCCGTGAGCGGGATGCTGCCCCTCGGCCAGCCCGCCACGATGGCGACCGTGGCCCCCAGCCCCGCCCCGCTGGCCACGCCCAGCAGGTATGGATCGGCCAGCGGGTTGCGGAAGACCCCCTGAAAGGCCCCGCCGCACACTGCCAGACAGGCGCCCACCAGCACGCCCATCGCCACACGCGGCAATCGGAGCTGCCACACGATCACGTCGTTGCCGGTCAGTTCCGCCCCTGTCCAGAGGCCCGCCACCCCCCGGCCCAGGGCGCCCAGCACCTCGCCGGGCGGGATGGTCACGCTGCCCAGCCCCACCGCCAGCACCACGGCGGCGCAGAGGGCCAGCACCAGCGCCGCCGTGCGCCCCAGCACCCGCCAGCCGGGGCCGGGGGCGGGCCGGGACGAACCTTGCTTCAGGGCCACGGCCTACTTGAACAGTTCCGGGTGGACCAGCCGCGCCAGCCCGCGCAGCGCCTGCGGCATCCGGGGGCCGGGGCGGCTGAGGATGGTGTTCAGGTCCTTGGGGATGTCCAGCACCCGGCCTGTGCGGACCGCCTGTAAACCCGCCCAGCCGGGCCGGGCCGCCGCCGCCCGCCGGTCCAGACCCAGCATCAGTTGGGGGTTGGCCTTGACGATCAGTTCGGGGTCCACCTTGGGAAAGTCGCCGAGAGCAGCCGGGACGATGTTGCGCGCGCCCGCTTTGCCGAGCAGCACGCCCATAAAGGAGTTCGGCCCGACCGAGTACGGCG from Deinococcus budaensis encodes:
- a CDS encoding antibiotic biosynthesis monooxygenase family protein, giving the protein MIHIWATVEIGDLEKFVGVFATAGARARRQHGSRSSRVFAVPGDPSQVRVLFEWDSREAFEGFLNDPEVRATMQSSGTVGRPDFLFLDALADLPG
- a CDS encoding (2Fe-2S) ferredoxin domain-containing protein, coding for MPPKYFKTSGHLLVCQGQNCQARGSALLYRALWNHLERASLAYYKTGGTVRLTESGCLGACSSGPALCAYRQREGKLEEGWYAAVDFPLAVRVAQAVHEGAALPEERKYGP
- a CDS encoding iron ABC transporter permease, with product MLGRTAALVLALCAAVVLAVGLGSVTIPPGEVLGALGRGVAGLWTGAELTGNDVIVWQLRLPRVAMGVLVGACLAVCGGAFQGVFRNPLADPYLLGVASGAGLGATVAIVAGWPRGSIPLTALAAALAAVSLTLTLAREGRRFPPTRLILAGVVVGSVLSAFTTFLILRGEDRARQVLAYTLGDLGFSGWPDVLTVLPYALAGCGVLVLLGRALDTLGLGDLTARSLGVPVERLRLLVVVAASVATAAAVAYVGIIGFVGLIVPHVARLAWGAGHRVLLPVSALLGGTLLVLADLLARTTVLSQVGVVTTLLGGPFFLWLLRRGRHE